The Microbacterium amylolyticum genome includes the window CGAGCGTGACGGCGAAGACGATGGTGGGAGCCGGGTGGCGGAAGCCATCAGACATTCCCAGCGCTGTTGCCCAAACTGCCTCGAGAACCGCGCTCGCGAGGAGAAGGAACCATGCCATTAGCTGACCGCCTTGAGTCCGATGACGCTGCCGATGAGGAGGGCGAGAAGCGCACCACGGGCGAGCGTCAGACGCTCCTGTTTCCGGAGCACGGCGAGCGTGACGGTGAGGGCCGCACCAATTCCGACCCACACGGCGTACGCGGTTCCGGTGGGCAGGGCGCTCATGGCGTAGGCGAGGCCGGCCATGCTTGTGAGCATGGTGACGAGAAAGAGCGCCGTCGGTCCCTTTTTCGTGAATCCTCGTGACGCGCTCAGCGCTGTTGCCCAGACGGCCTCCAGCATTCCCGAGGCGATGAGAACGGTCCAAGCCATGCGTGCTCTCTCTAATTAGTACGACTGTGTTAATCGGACGATAGCAGGATTTAACACATCTGTGCCAATATGGGTGTGTGCCCCGAGAAATCGACCAACAACAGCGAGACCGCCAGATCGTGGAGGCCGCGTGGGAGGTGATTGCACGCGAGGGCGTTGCCGCGCTGTCGGTGCGCCGCGTCGCGGCCGAAGCCGGGCTATCAGCGGGGTCGTTGCGCTATTCCTTCCCCTCGCAGGCGGCGCTGCGTGAGCGGGCCGTCGAAACACTCATTGAGCGGCTGAGCTCCCGCATCGCGGCACTCGATACGTCGCTCGCTCCTCGTGTCTGGGCGCGCGCTGTCCTGCTCGAGCTC containing:
- a CDS encoding DMT family transporter, giving the protein MAWTVLIASGMLEAVWATALSASRGFTKKGPTALFLVTMLTSMAGLAYAMSALPTGTAYAVWVGIGAALTVTLAVLRKQERLTLARGALLALLIGSVIGLKAVS